tggcaTTTGACATTTGCATTACATAGACAAGTATTAAGTAATcaatacaacaataaatgtaCACATactaaaatatgcaataaagtgataattaagtacaaacacatacaagaTTTTGCAGTCTTTTAAATTAGTGCTGCTCAGATTACAATATAAGTGTATAATAAATGAGGCTTGGCCACCAACGCCATGTCTTaacagcatacatacatatatttatatatcattAATGCGTACTCCACAGTGAATACCCTTCAGGCAAACCAGCACAGTACCGTTAATTTCGTTTACCTGCTTACTTAAACCACACACAACAACACTTTACTTTGCATTTACCAGCCATGTCCATAGCCATAACCATGTCCTCCATAGTATCCATGCCCTCCGTAGAAACCATGACCACCATACAAGCCATGTCCCAAACCATAGCCATGTCCGTAGCCATAACCATGCCCATAGCCATAGCCGTGTCCAATTGATATAGGCGCGGCGGCGATGGTCTTTGTCACAATTGGCGCCGCTATGGTTTTCGTGATGATGGGTGCGGCCTGAATTTTCGTAATCACCGGCGCTGCTGCGATCGTCTTGGTAATGATGGGTGCCGCATAGCCGTGATCATAGTGGCCATAACCACCATAACCACCATAGTGGCCATAGCCGCCATAGCCGGCGTAGAGTCCATGTCCTCCATAGTGACCATAGTCGTGGCCCTGCAAGCGCATTGTGTGCACAAGCGAGCAGAGCCAAGCTGAGAACCAACTGTGGAACATTCAAATGGACGTCAAATGCAATGAATTACTGTGCTTTTAAACAGGCTTGTATGTGTGGTTACTTACCGATTTGAACATGTTGCGTGTAGTAAGTGTAAGTGCTTCGAACGTACGTGGGTTGATGATTTATTTAGTTAATGGATAGTGCACAGCAGGACACtgataatttcacaaaaatatcgaatttatttaattgccTATTGACCAACTGTATGATACTAGTACCAGTTTGCTTTGATCACTTCAGATCACTGTGATTCATCCGTTGACTGCTTAGCAGTTTTATAGGCGACAAATCATTTAGTTGAAAGCTATTAGACAATCGTCTGCCCAAAATGGGTGCACGCAATGCGCGACGCCCCATCAAATATGTGACAAGTCTGGTCCATATGTGTCCGTATGTATTTGCTCTTATtcgtataaaattataaaaattttcaattaaaatggaAAGTGTTGCATGAGTGTCCAGTTAATGTGGCAAATGTGGCAAATGTGAATGCGCTTAGTCGTGCATCGACCTACATACGAGCAGTTGCTGTGTGGCACATATTTCATGCGTTTGTTACATTTCTGCATTTGTGCCTTTTAATGAGTCCACTGGCCATCGTGTGGTCCACATATACCTACTGATTGTTTAGTGTAAGGCGGACAGTGGAGTTGGCGGATTCATCGTTTACACGCCACATTAGTGAAATAACTATTTCCACGGAAAATCATATCAAAATCCGCAACAAACATACATTTCGCATTGCTCCGTAACATGTTTTTCCAGCCTCACGCTTCACGCTACAGACGTTGCTGCCTTCGCATGGCCAACAAATGCACTTATAGAAGCATCCAATGCAACCAGCAAGTGGCTAACTAGCGCACAGACCGGCAAATATGTACAAACAGACATAGACTTAGACACGCGAATATTATGTGGCACTTGCTTTGGCCAGTAATGCGGAGGAGGGGCCCAGTTGTTGGTCCACTTGACTTTAAAATGCAATGCGTGTTTTACGTCACTTTAACAGCCTTGTTTATTGCCGCAGCAACAACTGCAATAAATGGCGGTTAtcatttatgtgcataataatcACAAATTTATGGATTAGTGCACCCTTTGCTTTCCTGCACCAATTTAAGGGATATGAACCTACAatgtattttactttaattttctgaatttcTGCAATTCAAGTGAAGATTTTAGTGAAATTCACCGCATTGACTGGAATTATCTTTTACATCCTACAATAAATATTCGTTACAGTAAAGTTTTAGGAATTTTCAGGTTAGCGTCGAACAATTCGGAATCTGAATAACACCGAAGGtatttttacacatattttttcttgcaacatgttgtaaaataaattcatttaacgATTGTAtctatcacctaaaactaatcgaactAGAAATAGGAAAATGTTCAGAAAGACAAAAGGAGTTGAAATGTGGGTgactgtctatctgtccgtccgtctgtgcaagctgtaatttaagtaaaaacttATTTATCGAGATAATGATTTTGTTACACATGTTCTTGGCAAAAAAATGTGGAgtttgtagatgggcgtaatcggaccactgccacgcccacaaaaccccattaaagaaaacatataaagtgccataactaagcactaaaaaaagatataaagcTCTAATTTGGTCCAGAAGATTTCAGTACCTAGAGGAGTCTACGAACTATAACttaaaaaagtgggcgtggttctaccctctaataggtttaatgcACATATCTCCTAGACCACCAAAGCAACAATAAGAAACTTTTCCTATAAGAACTAtgaccgacagtgtgaaaataaatgataaatataaataaatgaattcgcCAAAGAGATTCAGTTTTACGCTCATGATGGTATGAGAGGTCTTTATATAAACCGGTGTAAAATTTGgacgaaaatttcgaaaaatctgtGACGATagtatattattgaaaatttgtagaGAATACAACAATTCAACTGCAACGGCCTACAGAGTAAGATCAATTCATAAGCCGGGAACGGGATGGATAGCTGCGCTCCAAAAACGCGACACTTCGTGATGAAAACCGTTTGGTACTAGGCGAATCACGATGTTTGGCTTTCCAGCCTATAAAATGATCGTAGGGGAATGAAGATGGCGGAACAGATAGACGATGTGatattctgcacaatgaataaCGAAGCACCAACCAGAATTATGGGTTTGTCTGATATTGCCATCCCTAGAGATGATCTGATAAGTAGTATAGCATggctataatttttttgatagagaaatcttatttttttggaaaaccttcgttaactttaacaaaactTACTGGGTCGCCTTCATAGAATTTACGTATAGCACCTTCTCCGCCCTAACCATTCCAAGGGACATAATCGTTAACGAAAGTCatttccgcaaggtgatcgcagcttCTTACGCTttcttcatcccggctggaagtaTCTAGAAGGGCGATATCTTACGCTATGCTGATCTCATTCTTCCAACTCCCGATGTGTGAAAAATCGGAAAAGTCGTTCCCTTACTGAAACCTACGAAACCAAGTCGATTACGCCGACCAGATTTCGGATGCTACAAACTTCAGACGTGCACTGAGTGCCATTTAAAGTGGAGCCATTACAACTTTTGTCAACTCCTTCTCAGTGAATGACGTACTTGGAGTCAAGCCACCTCCCATTAACGAcaagctcgagttgccgcgagaatctagagtgacccttgcgcagcttccttctggatccagtagcaggttaaacttctgcgtatccagaatcgaccccgaaatatataatatatccttGCAACAAGTCCCCGCATAGCTCTAATCACCTCTTTGCATGTTCAGCTAACCCTTCACATCTGGCACGCCTCCGACCCCGTCGAAGCAGCACGTTTGTTGGATGACGTCCGAACCTTACGTGGACGCTACTCCACGCTTAAACAAATCCGATGTGAAAATTGTGACATTACTACACCACCCACCGAAATAATAGCTTTTCTACAATCATAGATCTCAGGTCcctataaaaaataagaaaaatgttagtGGTCAAAACGACGTTGGTGTGCCCAATTTGAATTCAACTTGTTTGGCAAAGTGAGCTTCACACCCAAAATCACATAAACCTTCCCAACTCCCACACTAATAAAAGCAATATGTGATTTCGACAGACAATGGATGATATGTGTGTGCACATTCAGTCGTAATTCATAATCTTCGTTTACCTTTTCTAACGAATTTTCGTCATTTGTCTCATTTGCAAAGCGGGTGCATTAGGCGACACGGAGAGTTCGCAGCCGCAGCAACGCCTTTTAGACAATTGTGAATTATTGCATGTCGCGCATGCGCCAACGATAACTTGCCAAACTCGCAACAATCCAACGCATATACAACACTCCAATCGCAGCAACAGTTGCTAGTGCAGCTGTGATTTgcaatgttttgttgttgttaatcgAATACAATTGGGGAATAGGGAGGTCTCCTTTTCATTTTACGGTTGTCTCACTTCATTTATTTGCCGGCAGTATAAATGCGAGTGTGCATTTAAAAGTACTTATTCATTTATCGGCCTGCTGCACTTTCATTCTGCTTTTTAGCGGATCAGTGGTTCAGTCGTTCAGTGAGCCGACACTAACTCCTGGCCAGCCGGAGGTATGCGCTACGCTGTTATAGCTGGTGTTGTATAATATGATTTAGTTTGTATCTTTAAGCTAGTTTCGCTGAATTATTTCGAGTTTTCCACATTTGGACGCCTTAATTTCGCTTTTCTTGCACAGGCGAAGCAAAAATGCCGTGGAGGCAAATAGGGGAATAGAAAAGTAGCGGCATGCCACTATTATACTGCTTGCCACACTCCGGCGCAGCATGCACAAGCCGCGCCATGGAAGTGCTACGAGCCGCCTGCCGTTAACTGTGACcaatttttgtgatttaaacCGATCGCCCGGCCTATCATGTTACATGTAATACCTACTCCCGagagtgtacatacataagtgtttgGGATAAAAGCTTTCGAAATTTTCCActgcaaattttattgttatcgTTCTAATGATAATTTATTGCTTCATGATAGCCGGCTACACGTTGTTATCTGGGTTTTTGAAAGGTCATAAAAATACACAATCAGAAACATATGTCActccattaaaattttatttcatgccCGATTTTGCACGCAAAAGTAGCTTAtgtcaaaattgaaatttttgtgggGTAGAAAAATCGATTTAAATGTTAGGGCAATCTGATCTACTGAAAAAGTTTTGACTGAAAGAATGTGGCCCCTCcggatatttttttgtttccttgcctgaaaagccCGATGACAGTAAAGCATTTTGAGGCAACAGAAGGGATCCAAGTAGTATGCACCTCGACTCTCAAGGCTAtcccggagaatgccttccgtatCGCGTTCAATGATTGGAAATCGCGTtgacagcgctgcatcgacgcagaaggagcctattttgaaagtttttaaagaacgATTGACGATtggttaatgaatttttttttaaatcgtctCAGTCCTTCTacttactttccggacaaaccctgcaATTCAAATATAGCGATTTTTTTGCTTCGGGTTCGCTAAATGGCCACGTCACTtgggttaaagtaaaaaaagataatgacaagtacttaaataaaaaaagataaagaaGGGTTAAGTACCCGAACGTTtcatattcttgcaacttgccagGGTAAAAGACTAAGAAATACCTTCAGGTGGTGTCaaacgttattaaaaaaaaaattctgtgaaaGAGTTCAACATCTTTGTTCGACGAAATCGTAGTTTTATGGGGTCTTAGGCAAGTATCTATTTAAGGCATAAGGATGAACCGTTATTGAAAAACTTGCTCTCGCAATTTTATTGAGATAAGTCACATACTTGCCAATATatgcgtgtatatatgtattgaacaatttttggataatttttggTCATCAGATGGCACGGCCCAGAGGTCCCATTCGTGAGAAGTTTTATCCCAATACATTCATTAGTGCATGATTTAAATTctggaaagtgaaataatcgGATGGAACTAAAAATTGTCATTGTCAAATTTCAACCATTTTGTAACCAATATACGAATGCGAGGATAATGTTTCCAACCGATTTCGGTTCAAATCTAGAGCCATGTGCTTTCATCTAAAAGTGGGGAGTGCTACGCCCCTCGTACAATTTTGAAACTGGCTTCTGTAGATGCTTCTGGTGTCACCAtggatgtaaaatttaatgtctctgctGAATTTAATTGTTGAATTATTACATTACATTACATTGGGGAGTGGCTGTCATGTTAGGGTCGGAGCCACGTCCACTTTCTAAAGATTTTTAAACCACGCATGGCCTTCCTTAaattacaaggtgcgttccaaagtatacaggactttttgaatctagcgccccctggtggagCCATCTATATATCGACTAGTGCGTTataatctgctatctttatcgattgtcaaGTGAGAATTTAATGCTCACGGTGTTTTGcttaccaaattttattttatatccaaGATTTTTTCGAGTATACTAAAATCAATCAACATGCGTTCTCAAGTAAACTAAATAtgcaaaatgttattttttaaacaaaagggccatgaaaaaatatctataatatagcacgaacatttttctttaacttcAGAAAATTCCATCGATTTATGTATCTTcggtagtttatgagaaaattattttatcctgCTCCaaatttcaaccttcaataactttaacaaaaaaaaaataattttggtgaaatatttatatcacggggTATGCATCTGGTCCTCCtcctaatgaactgctaattttcaaaatcggtgattttgcgaaatttccCTGGatcacttgacgtggtttgaccctTGTATCAAATATTGTTGGCGGAACGAGTATTTTTATGCGGACACCTTGAAAAACTTGTGGAAGGTTTTTAGTGATCACACTATGACACAAAACCCATTTATAAGTGGTTGAAAGAAAGGACGACCATCAACCTCTTCCGATGACTGCCACGtccaaaaaaaacaaagatttgGTACTTTAAATTCGTCGCttgacaattagagaccttgctgatagCGTTGGAACATCATTTGACTCAGCGTAAACCAGTTTGAATAAGGTTTTATGTCTCCAACACATCAAGCCTCATTGCTGCCAAAATCGCTGAACTTTTGGAGAAAAACCTCGAGTTGATGTATTTGAAACCTTGTTGTCTGACTATTACGACCAAATGAATTATTACTGCAGACGGGACTTGGGTTTATGCACCGAGCTAAACagccaacaaataaaaatatttaagagttATGCGCCGTTTGAGTGAAACTTCGGCCGGAATTATGGTCGAACAGCTCTTAATTCCCTcatcacgataatgcaccatgaATACTACATTGGTTTTTCGCATCTTTTTTGACAAAAACTCGActtatttcgatattttatttattctgtaAACCGTTGATGCCACCGGAACACAAACTACATCAAACCACTGTTTTTTCCGGATGATATGACAGCtcctgaatctcttcaggttgctcttcgtctcaaatgcggtaattttgcGTGTTTGCATAccaattgagccagaaattggcttcatcgctgaaaaaaattaggctcgaaaacgtcagagTTTCTTGGagtttttcaagagcccatagagcaatgcgatgtcgcttggaaaggtcgtGCGGCTTaagttcttgtacaagctgtatttagtacgcttttaatttaagatctagGCCTAAAATGCgcaaagtcgttccatacgtcagtgcaagttttttatttttatcttgcagaaaaaatgtttttcctttCACCGAATTTGGTCAAAATATGCCTCTTTAAAAGAAGATCTTTTGTGAGATGAACTGTTAGCTCTATTTCCTAAAGATGATTTTACTATTTGTACCATTATAAGGAGACTTGACAAGCATAACCTGAGGTCATCAAGTCGTCAGTATAATATACAGGTGAATCATGCGAGGCCTTTGGTACTGATTTCactttattaaaacaaaaaatattcctcTTTCAGCTTaggaattaatttaaatattactgcaatatatttaattatccgCATGAGTTCCCGTATTCTTGCTAATATCCGTTTATTGTGAGTGAACATGCTGCCTAAAGTTCATGTAATAAGATTCAAAGGTCAATAAACCTACGCGCCGAAGCGAGTTGTTTGCCCAGGGCGAAAAATACtgagaaattttatgaaataatgcatacatacatatttacatatgtatgtatatacgaaggCAGATATTTTCACATATATGCGTATAAGTTCAGTCGAAAAAGTCTCTGTCAATTTTGCGGAAACACAAAAtgaaattgttgaatttttattttggttcgaGGGAAACTCTTCACAtctaaattgaataaattaaaaattcaaatccaAACATAACTTTCTTCGAATATgtagtatactcgtatgtatgtatataagcatgaAAGTGGCACTAGAAGCTTTTATAAACCCTCCTATGAATTAACTAGCTACCAACCACAACTCTTTACGACGACTTTACAAAACGACAGCAACAACTGTTATTGCTTCATTTAAAAGACTATTAAGATGACAATTGTACGATTTCGGTCAGATATAGTACATACCTATCATACTATATACCAGTTTCATATCACCATTTTCATACTACCTCAAAATAAACGTGAAAAAACTGGTTCGTTTACGAAGTaatctgaaataaataaaatcgataatttttttgaaattgattaaataatagtcatataaattt
This genomic stretch from Bactrocera dorsalis isolate Fly_Bdor chromosome 5, ASM2337382v1, whole genome shotgun sequence harbors:
- the LOC105224831 gene encoding LOW QUALITY PROTEIN: cuticle protein 65 (The sequence of the model RefSeq protein was modified relative to this genomic sequence to represent the inferred CDS: inserted 2 bases in 1 codon), with product MFKSLVLSLALLACAHNALAXGHDYGHYGGHGLYAGYGGYGHYGGYGGYGHYDHGYAAPIITKTIAAAPVITKIQAAPIITKTIAAPIVTKTIAAAPISIGHGYGYGHGYGYGHGYGLGHGLYGGHGFYGGHGYYGGHGYGYGHGW